One window from the genome of Magnolia sinica isolate HGM2019 chromosome 4, MsV1, whole genome shotgun sequence encodes:
- the LOC131242962 gene encoding small ribosomal subunit protein mL103 (rPPR7), which yields MTILSSRNRFLLHIRLLSTSTTTAAATATFPSISINLAKSKLRSEHDPDKALAVYSSVAAHLQSPVSSRYALDLTVRRLAKSHRYSDIESLVESQKSDPKITQEPFLSTLILTYGRAGMLDQAIQTFEQMDSLGTPRSAVSFNALLTACNQSQKYDQVPKLFSEISQNYGITPDKISYGILIKSLCESGLPESVVPVLKEMEEKNIEITMITYTSILDAFYKKGKIEDAERIWNEMREKGCSFDVVAYNVKIMRAAHHGTPEEVLGLMDEMASSGLKPDTISYNYLMTCYCKNGKVDEAKKVYNDLEEKGCLPNATTFRTLMHYLCRNGDFDAGLEVFKASVKKNKIPNFGTTKGLVEGLVKNSKVAEAKGLIGAVKKRFPKSSLNVWKKVEEELGLNDESSKGSGQVAAAS from the coding sequence ATGACAATTCTATCGTCTCGCAACCGCTTCCTCCTCCACATACGCCTTCTCTCCACCTCCACTACCACAGCCGCTGCCACCGCCACCTTTCCTTCAATCTCCATCAATCTCGCAAAATCTAAGCTCCGATCCGAACACGACCCCGATAAAGCCCTCGCCGTCTACTCCTCGGTCGCGGCCCACCTCCAGTCCCCCGTCTCCTCCCGCTACGCCCTCGATCTCACTGTCCGTCGCCTGGCCAAGTCCCATCGTTACTCCGACATCGAATCCCTCGTCGAGTCCCAGAAATCAGATCCCAAGATCACCCAAGAGCCCTTCCTCTCCACCCTCATCCTCACCTACGGCCGGGCCGGCATGCTCGACCAGGCCATCCAAACCTTCGAACAGATGGACTCCCTCGGCACCCCGAGGTCCGCCGTCTCCTTCAACGCTCTCCTCACCGCCTGCAATCAATCGCAGAAGTATGATCAAGTACCCAAGCTCTTCTCCGAAATATCTCAGAATTACGGAATTACCCCTGATAAAATCTCCTACGGTATACTAATCAAGTCGCTCTGTGAGTCGGGGCTACCCGAATCGGTGGTCCCCGTTCTGAAAGAAATGGAAGAGAAGAATATAGAGATTACCATGATCACTTATACGAGCATCTTGGATGCATTTTATAAGAAAGGGAAGATTGAAGATGCAGAGAGAATATGGAATGAGATGCGCGAGAAAGGATGCTCCTTCGATGTTGTGGCTTACAATGTTAAGATCATGCGAGCCGCCCATCATGGGACGCCTGAAGAAGTGCTGGGATTGATGGATGAGATGGCTTCCTCAGGGCTGAAGCCCGACACGATCAGCTATAATTATCTCATGACGTGTTACTGTAAGAATGGGAAGGTGGATGAGGCGAAGAAGGTTTACAACGATTTGGAGGAGAAAGGGTGTCTGCCAAATGCCACGACGTTCCGGACGCTTATGCATTATCTTTGTAGGAATGGGGATTTCGATGCGGGGTTGGAGGTTTTCAAGGCGAgtgtgaagaagaacaagattcCAAATTTTGGGACGACCAAGGGCTTGGTTGAGGGGCTggttaagaattcaaaggtggcgGAGGCGAAGGGGTTGATTGGAGCGGTGAAGAAGAGGTTTCCCAAGAGTTCTTTGAATGTGTGGAAGAAAGTTGAGGAAGAACTTGGGTTGAATGATGAGAGTAGTAAGGGAAGTGGTCAGGTGGCAGCTGCGTCATAG